TGCTTTTCTGTTGTCCTCAGTGTTCTCAACACCTATTGAAGCAAGCCTTTTACCTACTGTTTTAGTTGATTCATCAACAGCAAGAATCCCTTTGCCTGGCTGGGCTATGGCACTTGCTGTTTTCTTTAGTTCTTCTGCGTAGTACGAGAGTGCCATTTATGCAACAAAAATTTCCTTAAGATTATTCCATATCAAAGGCCCTTTTTGTTGCTTATTACACCTAAAAAATTTTTTTTTTAATTAGTGAATTCCTTTAATTGATTTCAAGCTTCATTCCTATTGAATTTGATTCTTTGACCTTGTCACAAACTATTTGGCTGGCTAACCCCTCAGCCAACCCTGGGATAATAGGTGTTCCATCTTTTATGCTTTGAGCCCACCAGCTTTGGATTCTTGCTACAGGAGCAATTCGTCCATCTGTCCAAATTTTTGAAAAAGAAAGGTCTGGATCTGGTTGAATATTTTTAAGAACTTCTCCTTTATTTGAATACCATAGCCCAAATCCGTGGACATAATCGTTCTGGTTGTCGCTGCTAAGAACAAGAGTTCCATTGCTTCCATAAATTTCTAAGCTGAATCCCCTGCTTTGTTTTGTTACTGCTGAGAGATTTACTTGGACTGGAATCAAATTGTTACTAATGCTTTTTATTTGTAGTTGAGAAATGCTTACATCTTCACTTGTTACTTTTCTAATGGTTTTTAATTGTGGATAAACTCTTTCTTTAATTGAAGTTGAATTTATCGCGCTTAAAGAATGAGTTGGACCAATCAACCAATGAATCATGTCAAAAGCATGGGTGCCTAACGCACCCAATACTCCTCCTCCAGAATCTTCATCTGAATACCAATTCCATGGTCTATCTGGATTAGCTCTGCTACTCATTAGCCAATCTAGTTTTACAAAATATGGGTCATCTAATTTCTTTTCGTTAATTATTCTCTTTGCTTGCATGAATAGTGGAACCGCTCGATATTCGTAATCGACAGCAATTTTTAAATTTCTTTTGAGAGCATTTCTTTGAAGCTCTTTTACCTCTTCAGAATTTAAGCAAGTTGGCTTTTCAAGTAAAAGATGTTTTCCCGCTTTGATTGCCTCCATTGCTAGTTCGTATCTAGGCGCTGGAGGAGTCGCTATGATTATTCCCTCAACTTCAGAATCATTTACCAAATCCTTCCAGCTCTCAAAAGCACAAAGATTGTGCTTTTGAGAGGCTTCTTTAAGCCTTTCTGGCCGGGGATGCCACAATCCCACAAGCTCAATATTCTTATTAGATAATGATGCAGGAATATGAACACTTTCACCGAAACCTAGTCCTGCAATTGCAATGCGAAGCGGATTTTCTGTATTGATCATTCTTTTAAATAATTGATGAGTTTAAACATTTTCGCAGCTATCTGAAATCAAATCATCTAATAGTTTATCCCCATTAGCGTCTTCCCATTTTGCTGATAAATTCTTTTTACCATTAACTGAAATATCCTTGAATTTATTAGTCATACAATTGATTTTCATTATATAAATATTCTCCTCTATTTCCTTTGAAGTAATAGAGTCAATTTTTATGTATTTTGTGGTTAGTTCTATTATTCCTTTTTTTTCAATATCAATACTATCTATATCTAAATATTGAACTCCCGCAGGCGCTCGACTAACTTCAACCCAATTAGTATTGGCTCCATATGCTTTATTCTTGCTATTTAATAAAATTACTAATATTAATACTAATATATTCAAGAGAAAATTAAATTTATTTGTGATCTTTTGATTTATATTAAGCATTAGTTTGTAACTTTGCCTCTTCTGTCTTATGTAATCGAAGTATCTTTGCCAAAGTTTCTTTAAGTTCTGTTCTTGGTACAATGGTATCTACGAAACCGTGATCTTGAAGATATTCTGCTGTTTGAAAATTATCAGGAAGTTTTTCTCTCAGTGTTTGTTCAATTACTCTTCTCCCTGCAAATCCAATAAGTGCTTTGGGTTCTGCAAGTATTAAATCTCCAAGCATGGCAAAGCTAGCAGTAACTCCTCCTGTGGTGGGATGTGTAAGCAAAGGCATATAGAGCAACTGTGCATCTCTATGTCGTTCAAGCGCTCCTGAGATTTTTGCCATTTGCATCAGACTTAACATACCTTCTTGCATTCGCGCACCACCCGAAGCGCAAACAATTAGCAATGGCAGCTTTTCTTTAGTTGAATGTTCGATAAGTCTTGTGATCTTCTCCCCTACAACAGATCCCATTGAGCCACCCATGAATCTGAAATCCATTACGGCTAATGCCATCGGAATAGAATTAACCTCGCATGTCCCTGTTAATACTCCATCTTTAAGTCCAGTGCTTGCTTGACTTTCTCTGAGCCTATCTGCGTAAGCTCGTCGATCTTTAAAACCTAGAGGGTCAACTGGAGTTAAATGATTATTGATTGATTTGAACGTATTTGGATCAGAAATTATTCTTATTCTCTCTTCGCTATCTATCCGATTGTGGTGATTGCAGTTACTACAGACGCTGCAATTATCTATTAAATCTTTTCTATAAACTACTTGTCCGCATTCTGGGCATTTTTCCCATAGCCCATCACTTTCTTCAGATTCCTGAGTGACTTTGCCTACAAATTGGCCTTTCCTTCTATCAGCAAACCAGTCGAATAAGGACACTGCTTTTCTGTGATTGAATTTATTTAATTTAATACCTTGTGTACCTTTAAAGCTATTAGAAAATTTAAATCTTATCTATAATCCATGAAAAAAATATCCCAATTGATAGAAATGGCGCAAACGGAAATTGTTGAAATGGCTTTAATCTTTTAGTAATTTTTCCATATAAACTATATATAGCTGATAATAAAAATGAAATGCATATTGATAAAAAGCTCAGTTCAATACCAATCCATATTGTACTAATAGAAGTGAGTTTTATATCACCCATACCTAATGAATTTATTCCAAAAATCTTATAACTTGTATAACTTATTGAATACATTATTATAAAGATAATAATCATTGAAAAAGAATTATTCAAAATTAATTCTTTAACATCTATTTTTTCGTTTGATAAGCCTTGATATAGCAAGTAAACAATACCTATTATGGCTAACAGACTTAGTTTGTTTTCACTAATTAGCATTGTGTTTATATCTTCTATCGATATAGAAAGCAAAATATATAAAAGTATAAAAGTAAAGAATATGATAATCACTATTAATTATTAACTTTATATATTAAGAATAGATATTATTAGCTTGAACTGATTGATTTTGTTATCCGGCCGCTTTTTTCTCTTCTATCATTTTATGAATAATAGGTGTAAGAATAAGCTCCATAGCAAATCCCATTTTCCCTCCGTTAACAACAATACTTGTAGGACTTGACATGAAGGAATCGTGTATCATTCCTAATAAGTACTGGAAGTCAATTCCCCATTTTTCTCTTGAACCTTTTCTAAAATGGATAATTACAAAACTTTCGTCAGGTGTAGGTATGTTTCTGCAAATAAATGGGTTTGACGTATCAATTGTAGGTACTCTTTGGAAGTTGATATCTGTTCGACTAAATTGTGGGCATATGTGATTAATGTAATCAGGCATTCTTCTCAGAATCGTATCTACGATAGTTTCGGCTGAGTATCCCCTTTCTGCGTTATCTCTATGGATTTTTTGTATCCATTCGAGATTGGTAATTGGTACTACACCAACAAGTAAATCAGCGAATGAAGCTACATCATAATCTTTTCCTACTACTCCACCGTGTAGTCCCTCATAAAACAAAAGGTCGGTTCCTGTTGGGATATCTTCCCAGGGAGTGAATTGACCTGGATCTAATTTTGTTCCTAAACGAGTGTTGTGTTCCTCGGCTTCTTCTGGACTATGTAAATAATATCTTTTCTGACCTCCGCCAGTTTTTCCATATTGACTGAATAGATCTTCTAATTTGTCGAATAAATTTGCCTCTGGTCCAAAATGAGAAAAGTTTTCACCTCTTGAAAGTGCCTCAGACATTGCCTTTTTCATAGGCATTCTTTCAAAACGGTGATAACTATCTCCTTCAACAACTGCAGGAACAATCTTTTCACGAGCAAATATATGCTCAAAGGCTCTTTTAACGGTGCTTGTTCCTGCTCCGGATGAACCAGTTACAGCTACTACTGGGTGAAGCTTTGACATCGACGCTTATGTATTGACTTTCATTTTTACAGGTCAACTGACCCTCAATGTGAAACTATTCGAAGAGATTTTTAATTTGTGAACTAATTATTTAATTTTTCCGCCAATAGTTCACCCATTTGAGAGCAACCAACCTGTTTAGTCGTCTGATTGCTCATTAAGTCAGAAGTTCTATAACCCTCAGTTAGGATCTCGTTAATGGCATTTTCTAAAAAAGTTGCTGCTTGTGTTTCATTAAAGGCAATTTTTAACATCATTGCAGCAGATAAAAGCATTGCTATTGGATTTGCTATATCTTTTCCTGCTATATCAGGAGCTGAGCCATGAACAGGTTCAAAGACACCTGGACCATTAGTGGTTAACGAAGCAGAAGGAAGCATGCCAATTGAGCCTGTCAGCATGGCTGCAATGTCGCTAAGAATATCTCCAAATAAATTACCTGTAAGAATCACATCAAATTGGCTTGGATTTCTAACAAGTTGCATTGCTGCGTTGTCTACATATTGATGCGTAAGTTCTATCTCTTTGTATTTGTTAGACACCAATATTGTTTCCTCTCTCCATAGTTGACTTACATCTAAAACATTAGCTTTATCAACTGAGCAAACTTTTTGATTTCTTTGTTTGGCTAATTTAAAAGCAATTTCTGCTATTCGTTTAACTTCCTCGGAGGTGTATGTCATCGTGTTAAATGCCCTTTCTCCTTTTTCTGTTTTTATCCTTCCTTTTGGCTCTCCAAAGTAAATACCGCTAGTAAGTTCTCTAACTACTACTAAATCAACTTCTTTAACAAAGTCTTCTTTCAAGCTACTTGCTTTTGTTAAGGATGGAATTATTTTTACTGGCCTTATATTTGCAAAAAGATCTAAAGAAGATCTGAGATTGAGTAGGCCTGTTTCAGGCCTTTTCTCTCTAGGTAATTCGTCATACTTTGGGTCTCCTATAGCCGCTAACAAAACAGCATCAGAGTTCTTACATTCTTGAAGAGTTCTATCTGGGAAGGGAATACCATCTGAATCTATCGCTGATCCACCAAAAGGCATTTCTTTAAATTTGATTTCAAAGCCAAATTTCCTTGAGACTAGGTCAAGGATTTTATGAGTGACGTTTGTTATCTCTGGACCAATTCCATCACCTGGCAATAAAGTTATTTTGTAAGACTTCATTTGTTCTTATTAATTAAGGGAAAAACTTACCTGGAGTTTCTGCTATTTAATTGACGAATGGCTTTTGCTATCTCAGGTAGTTTTTTGAAATTAGCAGAGCATCTCAACCAAAGTTTATTTGGAATAGCAGGAAAGCCACTAACAACCTTTCCTGATTCAATATTTGATACTATACCTGTCTTTGAACTGGCTATAACTCTATCTCCAATTTTGACTCTATTACTTACACCTACTTGACCAGCAAGAATAACTAAGTCTCCGATCTGAGCCCCTCCAGCAATACCTACTTGAGCCGCCATGGCGCAACCTTTACCGATAGTTACTCCATGACCAATTTGAACAAGGTTATCAATTTTTGTGTCTTCACCAATTATTGTCTCACCGACAGAAGGCCTATCGATGGTTGACCCACTACCAACCTCTACTTTGTTTTTTAAAATAACTATTCCGACTTGAGGCATTTTCTTCCATCCTTTTGATGTGGGCACGAATCCAAAACCTTCACCACCAATAACTGCATTTGCATTGATTACACATTCGTCTCCAAGTGTTGATCCAGAATGAATAACACTATTTGCGTGAATTAAATTTTTCGCTCCGATTCTTACTTCTTTATAGATAACAACGCCTGCATGAACAATACTCCCGGCTCCAATTTCTGTATTATCTCCAATATAAACATTAGCTCCGATTGAAACTTCAGGACCAATTTTTACATTTTTACCGATTACAGCGCTTTTATGGATACCCTCTTTTTCTATTTCAGAGGGATAAAGAAACTCTAGTGTTTCAGCAAATGCAATCTTAGGCTCTTTAAGTAGTATCCAATCAACTGATACTTGATTTACTATTTCAATAATAAAATCATCATAAGCTGGCAATAATAGAGCAGATGCTTTTGAAGTTTTGATGAGACTCTTAAGCTTTAATTGACTATGATTGTCTAGAAAACTTATATCGTTTTCTTTAGCTTTTTCTAAAGAAGCCGCAGTCAGAATAACTGGATTTTTTTTTATATTAAAGTCAATTACACCGGATTGACCTTGTTTTAGTTTTTCGACAATTTCATTGAATTGCATGATTTAATTTAATTGGGAATGAGAAAATGACTATTTTTGTCTGAGTTATTCACTGGTTAGAACCAGTACATCTCGATGAATCACAAGGGGAGATCCTGTCGTTGCTGATTTGGAAATGATTCCTATTTTTATAGCATCACTGCTCATAGAGCAAATGCCCTTAGCAATTTCTTCTCCTTCATTGTTGATAACTTTTACAGGTTGATTAGAAATAAAATTACCACTAACTTTTTTTACTCCAACTAATAATAGTGAGGCACCTTTGTTTTTTATAGCCTCACTAGCACCGGCGTCTAAATGTATTTCCCCTACTGGCTTAATTGCATGTGACAACCAACTTTTTCTATTACCGATAGGATTCGGATGGGGATGGAAGACAGTTCCTATTTTTTTTCCATCAAGTAATTCTCCTAAAGTGGCAGGGTCTCTTCCATCTGCTAATTGAACTTTTATTCCGCTTTCAGTGGCTATCTTTGCAGCAGTTAGCTTTGTTTTAATTCCTCCAGTCCCCCAAGCTGTTTGTTCATTTGCTAGTTCTAATTTATTTAATTCTATTGAATTAGTAATATCTTTAATAGGCTTCGCTTGACTATTAGTTTTAGGATTAGAAGAGTATAGATGGTCAATGTCAGTTAACAATATTAGTTGATCAGCAGATATTGCAGTTGCAACTAATGCGGATAAAGTATCATTATCTCCATATTTTAACTCCTCATCTGAGATTATATCATTTTCATTTACTATTGGAATAACATCCCATTCAATCAATTTTCTTAATGTTTGTGAAGCAGATTTATAACTATTCCTTGAACCTAATTCTGACCTAGTTAATAATATTTGTGCAACTTTATATCCAAAACTGCTCATAGCCTTTTCATACAAAGCCATTAAATGAAGCTGGCCTATTGCGGCAGAAGCTTGAAGAGATATTATTTCTTTAGGTCTTGTCTTAAAGCCCATTTTATGACATCCAAGTCCTACAGCACCACTAGTTACCAATATAACTTTATCGCCATTTCTTTGGGCTTTTGATATATATGAACAATAATTATTAATGATATCAAAAGTTGTATATTTTTCGTTTCCTCTCAAAAGACTTGTGCCAATCTTGATTACCCAGCAGGTTGTCATAAAAAATCTCCAGTTATAATTCTTGCTATGTATCTTTCTATGGATTGAAAGTTATTTTTCTCAATTTTGTTTCCATAGTAATCTACTGAATCTACCAGTATTGTATACATTCCTAATCTATTGCCTACAAGAATATCTGTAAAAACTCTATCTCCAATTATTGCGACTTCATTTGATGAATATGGGATTTTATCTAGAATCTTCTTTAACTTTTTTTTACTTGGTTTGCCACCAGAGTATGTAAATTCTAAATCTAATTCATCAGCAATTAACTTTATTCTGTTTCTGGATGGATTGTTGCTGAATAGACAGGTATAAAAGTATTTTTTCGAATTTTCAATCCAATGTTTTATATCTCTTGACAAAACTGGCTTGTTCCCAGAAATTAATGTTCCATCTACATCAAGTATTAATGCTTTGATATTTTCCGACAATAAATCATTGATCGAAATCTTTGAGATTTTATCTTTCACCTCCCAACATGGAATGAGTAATTCTTTTGAATTTATTCTGATAATCCTCTTTCCTCAAGTTCAGCTTCAATTCCTGATTGTATCTTGTCAAACTCTTCACCTTCAACAAGCTTTACTTCACCATCCTCTAGCTTTCCAACTATGAAGAAAGGGTCAAGAGGAATGTATAAACCATATTCATTATTATCGACTCTAAAATTGACTAGAAGTTCGTAAGTCTCTGACTCATCATCAATGTCTTCTTCTTCAATTTCTTCTGGTTCGGGCTCATCTAATTCACCTGAGACTGTAAGGGTGATAGCCGAACGAACAAGTCTAAGATCATGTTCTTGAAGGACAACATCAGCTACTTCAAGTATTGGTTCATTTTTTTTTATTGTTTCAATTAGCTTGGGATCTTGATCATCAATTAATTGAAACAGAGATACAGGAGTATCTACAGGAGTTAAGAGAGCATATTCATTACCTTCAAGAGGTACTACTTGTTCAAGAAAACATAGGAGGTCTGAACCTTGAGAATCTTTAACTAAAAGAGTAGGTACTTCGTCGTTTTTATTTGTTGATGACATAGTTGAGTTTTATTTGTCAGTATCTGTTTTAATTGATTTTGTTTTTACATCATATTCAAAATTTAATATGAGTCATCCAGATTAGGTCCCTCAATAAGCCATTGTTGTAAAAGTATAGCGGCGACGGCGCTATCGATTTTTCCTGTTTTATCTTGTTTTAAAGAGAATTTTTCTTTAGCCTCGATAGTTGAACAATGTTCATTAATAAAAGCCAAAGGAAGTTTTAAAGATTTCGATAACTTTAACGCATATTTTTTACAACGAATAGATTGATTAGTTTCCTTGCCATACATATCGAGAGGATTTCCTACAATGAGCCCTTCAACTTTTCTTGCACAACATATTTTCGCGAATTCTTTTAGATCTTTTTCAAAACTATTTCTAAAAATTGCAGGTAAATGCGTTATCGATATTCCAAATGGATCACAACCTGCAACACCAATCCTTTTGTCTCCAATATCAAGACTTAAAACTGAACATGGTTTTGGCTGATTCATTTGTTTTTTTCAATTTGAATAGTTGAAGGTAATTCTGGTTGTTGTTGTAAGTTTCCTACAAGATTAGTTAAAAGTTCAGTCTCTATAGATTTTAATTTATATCCATTTTTTCTTTTCCAAACACTTCTTCCAAGAAGAACTCTCTCTTCTGTAATTTCCCAGTTATTTTTATTTAAAATGTCATTCAACTTTTTATCCTCACTTGTCGTTTCTATGTAACACTTATTTTTACCAGTTTTCATATTATTAATTTTTTGTGGAATAGATCTATTTAGTCTTTCATCCCATGCTAATCCTCTTATTAATTCTAATGAATAATTATATTGTGGACAAATAGATGGTATTAATCCTGCGATAATATTATTTTCTTTTGATTTAATAACACCTGTTAATGTATTTCTTTTTTCATAAATATCCAGCCATTGCCTATCAAAAATAGACCTAAAGTTGATTGATTCACTAGCTTGTTCAAGTCTCCATATCTGTTGGCTATTTTCTTCATTTAGTTTTTCCCAAATAAAACTATCTTTATCTTCTTTTATTCTATATTTATTACTCTCTTTCTTATTCCAATACTTTATTATTCTTAGCGGTTGAAAACCAGATTGTCTAATAACTGATAAATTTTGATTTTCATTTGTATTTATAGAAATTAAAAAACTTTGGGTATTAATATTACTTTCATAAAGAATTTTTCTTATTAAATTCTGCAATAAGTTATAACGACTAAAGGATATTGAATCTCCTATAAAGTATGGTTCTGAGATTGACCAACATGTACCTCTACGATTAATTGGAGTAGCTAGAATATATGCAATTAAATTATCTTTTTCTACTGCTACTAAACATGTTGAGTTCCGAGTAGGAATTAAACTAGTAAAACTTGATTCTAATGAAGAAAACCATTTTTTGCATAATAGAATTTGGAATATTCCAAGGTATTTAGTTTTTTTGCTAGCTTTAAGCATTGATAAATGCTTGAGCTTAAGTGGCTCAATTATTAAACCTGAAGGTAATGCTTCATTATTTTTCATTTAATTATTTTATTGTATTTTTAATTATCATGCGACTTCTAATTGAGCTTCTCTGATCTGATAAGTACTATTGGTGTTTGTTGGTTAGCATTACCTGCTGGATTTGATTTTAAAGCCCTTTTAATCATTTCTGTATTATTAACATTATTTGTTGATAGAATTTTAACTCTTCCTAGATCATTTACATCTACAACTGCCACATTAATATTTAGTTTTTTTGCGGCTTTAATACAAAAATTTTGAGTATCTTTAGGACCTAAAACTATACATTTATCATATGGTGGAGTCGTTCCAGTAATGTCATCAATTAATCTTGCTTGTTCACCTGCTAAACGATAAAACATACCTCTAACTCCAAAGAATTTAAATATTCCTCCAATAAACCATGAAATTATTACGCGTGTTGGACCAGAAATATTTATTAGGGTTTGCATTCCAGAAGCAGTTGCTAAACTACTAGTTGGGTGAAATCCTTTGCAAATTAACCTTGAAATTAGACTAGAATTAATGTTTCTATAATTTATATATCTTCCTTGCATCACTGCTAAGGGTGACTCTCCAATTGCAAGAATATCTGTAGAAATACAATTTAGTGGCATGTAGGATTTTAATATTTCAATAGGATCATCTAAGCTACCAAGAATATGAGTTCTAATTGGATCTATTGAAATAGTATTAGAAGAATCTGATTTGGATATATCTACAATGTTTGGTAATACAAAACCATCGAACTTTTTGAAAGAACCAAATGGTCCGTAATTTTCCCATTCTATATCTAGCCATAAACATTTAACCTTATTTAGTGAGGTGTTTTTAATTTCAAATTCAATTTCAATTTCAACAAATGTCGACTTGTTTCCCTTTAAGATATAAGCAGCCCAGTAGTCATTTTTTTGTTCTTCTTCTGCATCTGGGTGAAGTGGTTTTATTTTTGTATAAAACCTTATTATCTCATTATTAGATATACCAATTAACTGAGGATTAACATTAAAAGAAGGAATCATTACTTCCATTCTTTTCTGTAAATTTTTAATTTCAACCAAAGTAATATATTTATGCTTAGAATTTAATATGATTCTTTTAAATTCTTTGGGTTTAATAACTAGTGGCGAAGTTTGTCTAAAATAATGCTTTATTTCAATCAATGAAAATAAGATTATTATGAGAAAAAGAGAGTTTAATAACATTCTTTAATGAAAATATTTGATAATTTAATTAAAATCTTTAATACTTTTTTACATTTTTAGCTGCCTCTAGGTTTAGTATAACCATCTTTAGAAGGCTCACTATTATATTCGTTAAAACTTTTGACTGTTAGATCGAAATCAGGTTTATTTAGACCTGTTCCTTTGCTTATTGCATTATTAATTTCATCGAACGATACCTGCCCTTCTTCGTCTAAGAGAACATTACCTTTCCCGTCAAGGATCACTGTTTGAGGTATCTTCCCATGCCAGTAAAAGCCAGGATCTTTAAAAGTTTTCTGATCATTATTATCTAATTCATCAATTGATAGAGGAATTAAATCAACAGATGAGCTCCACAATAACTTAATACCTGAAACTACAGGTGCGAATTGTTTACTAGTAGAACTGTCGTCTAGATAGAAAACTAAAACACTTGTTCTTTCGTTTTTCAATGACTCTGATAATGTGCTAGGTGGTGGAACTAGTGATCCGTTACCAGCATAGATTGGGTATATATTTCCATCATAACTATTAGTGTCCCTAGCAGAATAGGCTGGATTAACAAATACAAAAAAAAGTAAAAGTAGTGAGGAGAATATTCTTAACAAAATCAATGTAAAGTACTTATTTTTTAAATTCTAAAGTCCTAAAGCTAATCTAGCTATATTTATTAATAAATAAATTACCCTTTGGATAGGTTTCTCCCCATACCCTGAGCAATGCCTCTACCAATTAATCCTATAGATCTTCCAACAACTTTTGTGAGGATTAGAACTATTAAATCACCTAAATATTGAATTATTGCCTGTATTTGTGGAGCCAAAGCATCTCTTAATTCTATTGTAAATGCTATTTGCCTTTGCGTCCAGTTTAATTTCCTTAATTCATCATCTCTAGTTTCAAGGATGATAATCTTTTCTATTTTATTATTTTTGACTGTATAATATAATCTTTTGCTTTCGTACAATCTAATAGGCTTTTTTAATAGATTTTGTAATTGATTATTTGTATTTATTTGATTTCTTTTACGTTCAAGTTCCCTTGTTGAAACTAATTCTTTATTCAGAAAGTATTTACGTAATTCTGGCCATTCTGAGCATGAAGATATAATTTCTTCACAAATTATCTCAGCCGTCCTGAATATCCAATTCAGAACAAATGTTTCTAATTGAATAATAGATCGAGGGTCTTCAATTGATAAATATTCTCCGTCGATGAGAATTGGTTTGTTATTTAATATTGGATCTATTATTAATGCAATTGGAGGTAGTTCATCATCAATTATTCCAAGTTCTGCATTTTGTACTAGAAATTCTGAAATAAACACGTCAACACCATTCTTTTTTAGACGATCATATGAATCTATAAAATTGCGAAATGTATTAGCGCGTAATTCAGGAGTAATTGATTCTAAAATTTCTTCGAATTCTTTTTCGCGATCATTTTTAGAATCTAGTTTATTGAGAATAATTGAAAATTCATGCAGAAGAGTTTTCAAGAGATTAGTTCTTTTGTTTTTATTCAATGAATAAAGAGCTGCTAGTTCGTCCGTAGAATTTGTTAGGTTGTCTTTAAGTCTCTCCTTTACCCTTTTATAAATTAGCTTCCATAACTCATTTGTTGAGGTGTTTCTTATTGTTATGTCAGTACTATATTTGTTAATTAGATTTATTTTTTCATCGCTATTATTTTTAATTGGAGACTCTATTAATACCTCTAGAGGTCCCCATAACCAGATGATTAATCTCTTTGCTATTAATAGTTCTCTTCTTCTACCTAATAATATGAAAAGATAAAATGAATTTATTGATTTATTGCCTATCATGCGATCTATCGTGTGTAGATCTTTATTTATTTGTGATAAACCACTAGTTAATAACCAATGTCCTAATCCATATGAATTAGGAATTGAGTCAGCATTGTAATTTGTTTCATTATTAATTTTAAATACTCTGCCACCCTCAAGTAAAATATTGATTGTATCTCTTAAAATTTCAACAGTAGGATCTTGAATAACTCCTTCACTACCAAAGGTCATCAAATCGGCAGAGGATAATTTAATGTTTTTTGGTATTACTATTAAAACTGGAGATTGATCCCATCTTTCTTTTAACTTAAGAATTTCTAGTTTGATTGAGTTTGAGAGCTCAACTTCTTCAAGGCAAAATAGAATAAGTTTAGGTAACCCATTTATATCTTTTTTG
This is a stretch of genomic DNA from Prochlorococcus marinus str. MIT 0912. It encodes these proteins:
- a CDS encoding YqeG family HAD IIIA-type phosphatase codes for the protein MIRINSKELLIPCWEVKDKISKISINDLLSENIKALILDVDGTLISGNKPVLSRDIKHWIENSKKYFYTCLFSNNPSRNRIKLIADELDLEFTYSGGKPSKKKLKKILDKIPYSSNEVAIIGDRVFTDILVGNRLGMYTILVDSVDYYGNKIEKNNFQSIERYIARIITGDFL
- a CDS encoding DUF3727 domain-containing protein, whose amino-acid sequence is MSSTNKNDEVPTLLVKDSQGSDLLCFLEQVVPLEGNEYALLTPVDTPVSLFQLIDDQDPKLIETIKKNEPILEVADVVLQEHDLRLVRSAITLTVSGELDEPEPEEIEEEDIDDESETYELLVNFRVDNNEYGLYIPLDPFFIVGKLEDGEVKLVEGEEFDKIQSGIEAELEERGLSE
- the ruvX gene encoding Holliday junction resolvase RuvX → MNQPKPCSVLSLDIGDKRIGVAGCDPFGISITHLPAIFRNSFEKDLKEFAKICCARKVEGLIVGNPLDMYGKETNQSIRCKKYALKLSKSLKLPLAFINEHCSTIEAKEKFSLKQDKTGKIDSAVAAILLQQWLIEGPNLDDSY
- a CDS encoding thylakoid membrane photosystem I accumulation factor, encoding MILLRIFSSLLLLFFVFVNPAYSARDTNSYDGNIYPIYAGNGSLVPPPSTLSESLKNERTSVLVFYLDDSSTSKQFAPVVSGIKLLWSSSVDLIPLSIDELDNNDQKTFKDPGFYWHGKIPQTVILDGKGNVLLDEEGQVSFDEINNAISKGTGLNKPDFDLTVKSFNEYNSEPSKDGYTKPRGS
- a CDS encoding DUF3685 domain-containing protein, with amino-acid sequence MIEERAKQILMIAPALLGESLALQLTSQDNNLEIILDKKDINGLPKLILFCLEEVELSNSIKLEILKLKERWDQSPVLIVIPKNIKLSSADLMTFGSEGVIQDPTVEILRDTINILLEGGRVFKINNETNYNADSIPNSYGLGHWLLTSGLSQINKDLHTIDRMIGNKSINSFYLFILLGRRRELLIAKRLIIWLWGPLEVLIESPIKNNSDEKINLINKYSTDITIRNTSTNELWKLIYKRVKERLKDNLTNSTDELAALYSLNKNKRTNLLKTLLHEFSIILNKLDSKNDREKEFEEILESITPELRANTFRNFIDSYDRLKKNGVDVFISEFLVQNAELGIIDDELPPIALIIDPILNNKPILIDGEYLSIEDPRSIIQLETFVLNWIFRTAEIICEEIISSCSEWPELRKYFLNKELVSTRELERKRNQINTNNQLQNLLKKPIRLYESKRLYYTVKNNKIEKIIILETRDDELRKLNWTQRQIAFTIELRDALAPQIQAIIQYLGDLIVLILTKVVGRSIGLIGRGIAQGMGRNLSKG